Proteins from a genomic interval of Micromonospora sp. NBC_00389:
- the galK gene encoding galactokinase codes for MTDHTGDVAERAAAGFTEQYGGQAAGRWAAPGRVNLIGEHTDYNDGFVLPFALPLRTVVAADRQDGERWTVWSELSGETITFGADDVTQPGRVTGWGAYVAGVVWALREAGHPVPGARLAIASDVPLGSGLSSSAALESAVLAALLDLGGVELAAERQPRLAQRAENVYVGAPTGIMDQSAAIRCRAGQALFLDCRDESVEHIPFDLDAAGLAVLVIDSRAPHRHADGEYAARRRSCEAAAKTLGVAALRDVAIDQLDTALARLDDEETRRRVRHVVTEDQRVLDTVALLRAGRVRDIGPLLTASHVSMRDDFEITVPEIDTAVEAALAAGALGARMTGGGFGGCVLALIAADRTDAVAAAVTAAYAERGFTAPTTIPVLPSPGATRLN; via the coding sequence GTGACCGACCACACCGGTGACGTCGCCGAGCGGGCCGCCGCCGGCTTCACCGAGCAGTACGGCGGTCAGGCCGCTGGGCGCTGGGCGGCTCCCGGCCGGGTCAACCTGATCGGCGAGCACACCGACTACAACGACGGGTTCGTGCTGCCCTTCGCGCTGCCGCTGCGCACCGTGGTCGCCGCCGACCGGCAGGACGGGGAGCGCTGGACGGTCTGGTCCGAGCTGTCCGGCGAGACGATCACCTTCGGCGCGGACGACGTGACCCAGCCGGGCCGGGTCACCGGCTGGGGCGCGTACGTGGCCGGGGTGGTCTGGGCGCTGCGCGAGGCCGGCCACCCGGTACCCGGCGCCCGGTTGGCGATCGCCTCCGACGTGCCGCTGGGCTCCGGGCTCTCATCCTCGGCCGCACTGGAGTCGGCCGTGCTCGCCGCCCTGCTCGACCTGGGTGGGGTGGAGCTGGCCGCCGAACGGCAGCCTCGGCTGGCGCAACGCGCGGAGAACGTCTACGTCGGTGCACCGACCGGAATCATGGACCAGTCCGCGGCGATCCGCTGCCGCGCCGGGCAGGCCCTCTTCCTGGACTGCCGCGACGAGTCGGTCGAGCACATCCCGTTCGACCTGGATGCCGCCGGGCTGGCCGTGCTGGTCATCGACAGCCGGGCGCCGCACCGGCACGCCGACGGCGAGTACGCCGCCCGCCGCCGGTCCTGCGAGGCGGCGGCCAAGACCCTCGGCGTCGCCGCGCTGCGTGACGTCGCCATCGACCAGCTCGACACCGCGCTGGCCCGACTCGACGACGAGGAGACCCGGCGGCGGGTCCGGCACGTGGTCACCGAGGACCAGCGGGTGTTGGACACGGTGGCACTGCTGCGCGCCGGCCGGGTCCGGGACATCGGCCCGCTGCTCACCGCCTCACACGTCTCGATGCGCGACGACTTCGAGATCACCGTGCCGGAGATCGACACCGCGGTCGAGGCGGCGCTGGCGGCCGGCGCGCTGGGTGCCCGGATGACCGGCGGTGGCTTCGGTGGCTGCGTCCTCGCCCTGATAGCGGCGGACCGGACCGACGCGGTAGCCGCCGCCGTAACGGCCGCCTACGCCGAACGCGGCTTCACCGCACCCACCACCATCCCAGTCCTCCCATCCCCCGGCGCCACCCGCCTCAACTAA
- a CDS encoding IS110 family transposase, producing MLEETQEREEIIERIAALDIGKSSLVCCVRLPHPDRPGRRVQEVETFSTMTRSLGRMAERLRSLGVTRVVMEATSDYWKPAFYLLEAAGFETWLVNARDVKHLPGRPKTDRLDAVWLCKVAERQMLRPSFVPPPQIRMLRDLTRYRVDLVAAQTAEKNRAEKLLEDAQIKLSVVASDIFGTSGRAMMAALIAGERDPRQLAQLARSSLRRKISMLEEAFVGRFTDHHAFLLSKMLTRVDAIEADIADVDTQIEVCIAPFAQAASRLEHIPGVGPVAARAIIAEIGVDMSRFPTPAHLTSWARFSPTVKESAGRKKGSGSTSHGNPYLARVLGQIAVSAARTPTFLGERYRRIARRRGAKRAIVAVGRSTLIIIWHLLHDPEATFHDLGADFYDTRVNPERRARNHIRQLEALGYTVTAERTHLPTAA from the coding sequence GTGTTGGAGGAGACTCAGGAGCGCGAGGAGATCATCGAGCGGATCGCCGCGCTGGATATCGGTAAGTCCTCGCTCGTGTGTTGTGTGCGGCTGCCCCACCCGGACAGACCGGGTCGGCGGGTGCAGGAGGTCGAGACCTTCTCGACGATGACCCGGTCGCTGGGGCGGATGGCCGAGCGGCTGCGCAGCTTGGGTGTGACCCGGGTGGTGATGGAGGCGACCAGCGACTACTGGAAGCCGGCGTTCTATCTGCTGGAAGCAGCCGGGTTCGAGACGTGGCTGGTCAACGCCCGCGATGTCAAACACCTGCCGGGACGACCCAAGACCGATCGGTTGGACGCGGTGTGGCTGTGTAAGGTCGCCGAGCGGCAGATGCTGCGGCCGAGTTTCGTGCCGCCGCCGCAGATTCGGATGCTGCGCGACCTGACCCGCTATCGAGTCGATCTCGTCGCCGCGCAGACAGCGGAGAAGAACCGGGCCGAGAAGCTCCTCGAAGACGCGCAGATCAAGCTGTCCGTGGTCGCCTCCGACATCTTCGGCACTTCCGGGCGGGCCATGATGGCGGCGTTGATCGCCGGTGAACGCGACCCGCGCCAGCTCGCGCAACTGGCCCGGTCCAGCCTCCGCCGCAAGATCAGCATGTTGGAAGAGGCGTTCGTCGGTCGGTTCACCGACCATCACGCGTTCCTGCTGAGCAAGATGCTCACCCGCGTCGACGCGATCGAGGCCGACATCGCCGACGTCGACACGCAGATCGAGGTCTGCATCGCCCCTTTCGCGCAGGCGGCCAGCCGGCTTGAGCACATCCCCGGCGTGGGACCGGTGGCCGCGCGGGCGATCATCGCGGAAATCGGCGTGGACATGAGCCGTTTCCCAACCCCGGCCCACCTGACCTCATGGGCCCGGTTCTCACCCACCGTGAAAGAATCCGCAGGCCGCAAGAAAGGCAGCGGCTCCACCAGCCACGGCAACCCCTACCTGGCCCGCGTCCTCGGCCAGATCGCCGTCAGCGCCGCCCGCACCCCCACCTTCCTCGGCGAGCGCTATCGCCGCATCGCCCGCCGACGCGGCGCCAAACGCGCCATCGTCGCAGTCGGCCGATCCACCCTCATCATCATCTGGCACCTTCTCCACGACCCCGAGGCCACATTCCACGACCTCGGCGCCGACTTCTACGACACCCGCGTCAACCCCGAACGACGCGCCCGCAACCACATCCGACAACTCGAAGCCCTCGGCTACACCGTCACCGCCGAACGCACCCACCTACCCACCGCAGCCTGA